One window of the Lytechinus pictus isolate F3 Inbred chromosome 5, Lp3.0, whole genome shotgun sequence genome contains the following:
- the LOC129262041 gene encoding uncharacterized protein LOC129262041, with the protein MITVRKMMKEQPWVTLDVIAFIVLTVLQLVSGQFSLQAPTNHVALSANVRVSFTMSEIGLSYPPNILLIDLSNDALRKSKSVPLSLTGDVTFECSFFDNAGTFQFRMQSTKNTSEILAYSNIMNVAWPDVEISVPTDLVASTREFQVAAVVTSNLCQNMRHNRYVMDMLLVYHGKNLASNVQDAIPDGHGVVADSFPVGEFTLNNVITVDFGCRSADRAGIYTVILQSDFNQETVARSSVFEVTPNENYGVSVSTGGIYPNCSGAGQVQPIIVRVTQPPCASDDDTVRVLGQTETFSYTPSLSSLVHIMEKRIFNPDDSLQFFCSDFSEIYSGFCFHYVSIARSGAVDDQASVCIPLEYEGEPVDGRWSEWSQWGSCTATCGQGVRHRSRSCTDPSPANGGAECTGNLLMTEFCSFGPCITAPASVTPTTFGPTCYCGCTVTGKEGGIQSNPSFCENRTLFKWVIVAPDNHSIRLEFVSFYLAIHREYLRVRDGEDRDSPLLAYHTGVALPGPVSTTGNSMYIEYRVVRGGNLDQMGFSAVFTSQASDVVPPPPLPVGNTNESPVDVGALNNTAILIAGIVLGVLVVLFSIVFAVHARCSRKYDYKPGMPHDDTAETQLRGMGMGTSSINSSSTHHSRPWGAAPIGRSTTSQSEQSNQSTSKRGWPDGDRSQLYVVHDENAKFYREASFSSSHRSAKEKLPSIPSPYHEAELEKWTKRHGHKIAVPYHAGDVSRGSAGELSTSKHSGRTDRNTTHLAMKSPEEFAMTGIHESRTSMSSSKRNNFQETSHSTPQMQAIANVENTDNTSPYVNKDGQLTPLGLAVSKLNDNGMAFRIPEGAENPDQEKREYKERKQHRTHRHKDRSDLKSPNSTHSEGKKHRGVVHPEDVLQEEATPVDNERKLPVAPKMAFYSDDEPDWRPAPDQPAKEEDIRAETLPREKSREKSSHSKGSSSRKNDPNHLRNGAMSPHRTSNEEGIGSGHSSTLRSDKSGSLDRHGRHDRSRKPPVSARHGHRSKKHGEKPAVPPRPDPHRYANHVTNSLESTKQDAPSYSLPNDHLPSLSDYSGQMSVEPSPVRLPRPLNRKQNHAQLTQVFISDESLIRPQSGAESSRSGTSHRQLPETPPYGFSPTRQQRPNTHRHQSDLSLSISQDEPEFDYYIPTVPGSFFENPYPMGPSERKINKMSKPKSPSASLI; encoded by the exons ATGATCACGGTCAGGAAAATGATGAAAGAGCAACCATGGGTCACCCTCGACGTCATTGCCTTCATCGTATTAACAG TCTTACAATTGGTCAGTGGCCAGTTCAGCCTCCAGGCTCCAACCAATCATGTTGCTCTTTCTGCAAACGTTCGAGTGTCCTTCACCATGTCAGAAATAGGACTGTCTTACCCTCCAAACATCCTACTGATTGACCTAAGTAACGATGCACTGAGGAAGAGTAAGTCTGTTCCATTGTCCCTCACCGGGGATGTAACATTCGAGTGTAGCTTCTTTGACAATGCAGGGACTTTTCAATTTCGGATGCAATCTACAAAGAACACTAGTGAAATCTTAGCATATAGTAACATTATGAACGTAGCCTGGCCCGATGTTGAGATTAGCGTCCCCACTGATCTTGTTGCATCAACAAGAGAGTTCCAGGTAGCAGCTGTAGTGACTTCAAATCTGTGCCAGAATATGAGACATAACCGCTATGTCATGGACATGCTGTTGGTGTATCATGGGAAAAATCTGGCATCAAATGTGCAGGACGCCATTCCAGATGGTCACGGTGTGGTAGCGGACTCGTTTCCTGTTGGTGAATTCACTTTGAATAACGTCATCACTGTGGACTTCGGGTGTCGTTCGGCGGATCGTGCCGGGATCTACACGGTGATTCTTCAATCTGATTTCAACCAGGAAACCGTCGCAAGAAGCAGTGTATTTGAAGTGACGCCAAATGAAAATTACGGGGTGAGCGTGTCAACGGGAGGAATCTACCCGAATTGTTCTGGAGCTGGCCAAGTGCAGCCGATCATCGTCCGGGTCACCCAACCACCTTGTGCCAGCGATGACGACACCGTAAGAGTCCTTGGTCAGACGGAAACATTCTCCTACACACCCTCTCTATCTAGCCTCGTACATATAATGGAGAAACGCATTTTTAATCCAGATGATAGCTTACAGTTTTTCTGCAGTGACTTCAGTGAGATCTACTCAGGATTCTGCTTTCATTATGTGAGCATAGCAAGGTCAGGCGCGGTTGATGACCAAGCATCGGTCTGCATACCTCTAGAATATGAAG GAGAGCCGGTGGATGGACGATGGAGCGAGTGGTCTCAGTGGGGTTCGTGCACGGCGACCTGTGGTCAAGGAGTACGACATCGATCGCGGTCGTGTACAGACCCGTCACCAGCAAACGGTGGTGCCGAGTGCACTGGTAACCTACTCATGACGGAGTTTTGTTCCTTTGGACCTTGCATAACAG CGCCTGCCTCTGTTACACCCACCACATTCGGTCCCACGTGCTATTGCGGCTGTACCGTGACTGGCAAGGAAGGTGGTATCCAGTCCAACCCTTCATTCTGTGAGAACCGAACCCTCTTCAAATGGGTCATCGTCGCGCCGGATAACCACAGCATCCGACTCGAGTTTGTCTCCTTCTATCTCGCCATCCATAGAGAGTATCTGCGCGTGCGTGATGGTGAAGATAGGGATTCCCCTCTCCTCGCCTACCACACGGGCGTGGCCCTACCGGGACCCGTTTCTACCACTGGGAACTCCATGTATATTGAGTATAGGGTGGTGAGAGGTGGTAACTTGGATCAGATGGGCTTCAGCGCTGTCTTCACCTCGCAAG cGTCTGATGTGGTTCCTCCTCCACCTCTTCCGGTCGGCAACACCAACGAGTCTCCTGTCGACGTCGGTGCGCTGAACAACACCGCTATTCTGATTGCTGGTATTGTACTGGGCGTCCTCGTTGTCCTCTTCAGCATCGTCTTCGCTGTACATGCCCGATGCAGCCGGAAGTACGATTACAAGCCGGGAATGCCTCACGACGACACCGCAGAGACGCAGCTCCGAGGTATGGGCATGGGGACATCGAGTATCAACTCATCATCGACACACCATAGTCGGCCGTGGGGTGCGGCGCCGATTGGACGCAGCACGACCTCACAATCGGAACAGTCTAATCAGAGCACGAGCAAACGAGGATGGCCGGATGGTGATCGCAGCCAGTTGTATGTCGTACATGACGAGAATGCAAAGTTTTACCGAGAAGCAAGCTTCTCGTCGTCTCATCGCTCTGCCAAAGAGAAGTTACCAAGTATACCTAGCCCCTACCACGAGGCTGAGCTTGAGAAATGGACCAAACGACATGGCCATAAAATCGCAGTACCATACCATGCTGGGGATGTCAGTCGAGGATCTGCTGGTGAACTTTCCACCAGTAAACATAGTGGAAGGACAGATCGTAATACAACACACCTCGCCATGAAATCTCCAGAGGAATTTGCAATGACAGGTATACATGAGAGTAGGACTAGTATGTCCAGTTCAAAGAGAAATAATTTCCAAGAAACGTCGCACAGCACTCCCCAGATGCAGGCAATAGCGAACGTCGAAAATACTGACAATACTTCACCTTACGTGAACAAAGATGGACAGCTTACACCCCTGGGCTTAGCAGTATCAAAATTGAACGATAATGGTATGGCTTTCAGAATACCAGAAGGAGCAGAAAACCCAGATCAAGAGAAAAGAGAATATAAAGAACGTAAACAACATAGAACTCATCGACATAAAGATAgatcagatttgaaaagtccaaATTCGACGCATAGTGAGGGTAAAAAGCACAGAGGAGTTGTGCATCCGGAAGATGTTTTGCAAGAAGAAGCTACTCCTGTCGATAATGAGCGAAAGCTTCCGGTGGCGCCAAAAATGGCGTTTTATTCGGATGACGAGCCCGATTGGCGGCCGGCTCCGGATCAACCCGCAAAAGAAGAAGACATTCGAGCGGAGACGCTGCCTCGCGAGAAGTCACGAGAGAAATCTAGCCATTCAAAAGGCTCCAGCTCTCGAAAGAACGATCCAAATCATCTACGCAATGGTGCAATGTCCCCACATAGAACTTCAAATGAAGAAGGCATAGGCTCAGGTCATAGCTCAACACTGAGAAGTGACAAATCTGGTTCTTTAGATCGACATGGTCGTCATGATAGGAGCCGAAAACCACCGGTGTCGGCACGGCATGGACATCGATCCAAAAAGCATGGAGAAAAACCGGCGGTCCCACCGCGTCCTGATCCCCACAGATACGCAAATCACGTTACAAACTCGCTCGAAAGCACAAAGCAGGATGCACCCAGTTATAGCTTGCCAAACGATCATCTCCCATCTTTGTCTGACTACAGCGGTCAGATGTCTGTTGAACCGTCACCAGTGCGGTTACCGCGTCCGCTCAACCGCAAACAGAACCACGCGCAGCTCACCCAAGTATTCATTAGCGACGAGAGTCTGATTCGGCCGCAGTCGGGAGCCGAGAGCTCGCGATCAGGTACTTCTCATCGGCAGCTTCCAGAGACTCCTCCATATGGATTTTCTCCTACAAGACAACAGAGACCAAACACCCATCGTCACCAGAGTGATCTCTCCCTCTCCATCTCACAAGATGAGCCCGAGTTTGACTATTACATTCCCACCGTACCCGGCTCATTTTTTGAGAATCCATATCCCATGGGTCCGtctgaaagaaaaatcaacaaaatgagTAAACCAAAGTCCCCATCAGCATCGCTGATCTAG